In one window of Syntrophorhabdus sp. DNA:
- a CDS encoding DUF935 domain-containing protein → MLVDQFGREIQSNKPILEEIAVQTVRDRYGSYPSQGLTPERLARIFKEADQGDVTRQAELFEEMEEKDLHLTGILQSRKLAVTGLDWDVLPASDSAEDKEIAAAAREMIEYIENIDDALMDILDAVGKGFSVPEIMWEISEGQVWVKAIEWVHQKRFTFNSPQGLLKRPRLLTDAAPVWGEDLPPNKFLIHAYKARSGATPRGGLLRPCGWMYLFKNYDIKDWLIFNELFSVPMRIGKYKPGASTNDIEALKRAVFNLGVDAAAVISESTMIEILESKVTGTNSSHAKFAEFCEKGMSKAVLGHTGNVEGTPGKLGAEKQATDLRQDLLESDSKALMKTVKFQLLAPWVVFNYGPGKGVPIFKLHYEEEENLERTAKVYGILVKEAGFEGIPEGHIYDRFGIPKPQAGEKTLRLRQPGGSGDDGQVEKTAHKAPITGGIDSLISAQKYVDSLADDALAQGAIDLSAVERIVEEAESFDDLQARLAEAYSGIGMNQFRHVLAEAMVRADLKGRSFT, encoded by the coding sequence ATGCTCGTAGACCAGTTCGGCCGGGAAATCCAGTCCAACAAGCCCATCCTCGAAGAAATAGCCGTTCAAACAGTCCGGGACCGCTACGGTTCATACCCGTCCCAGGGGCTCACCCCGGAGCGCCTTGCGAGGATCTTCAAAGAGGCGGACCAGGGAGACGTGACGCGCCAGGCGGAGCTCTTCGAGGAGATGGAGGAGAAGGATCTGCACCTGACAGGTATCCTTCAGTCTCGTAAGCTCGCGGTGACGGGTCTCGATTGGGACGTCCTGCCGGCCAGCGACAGCGCGGAGGACAAGGAGATCGCGGCCGCGGCCCGGGAGATGATCGAGTACATCGAGAACATCGACGATGCCCTCATGGACATCCTCGACGCCGTGGGAAAAGGCTTCTCCGTGCCGGAGATCATGTGGGAGATCTCCGAGGGACAGGTCTGGGTGAAGGCCATCGAGTGGGTTCACCAGAAGCGCTTCACTTTCAACTCCCCTCAGGGACTCCTCAAGCGTCCCCGGCTCCTGACCGACGCCGCACCCGTCTGGGGCGAGGACCTGCCGCCCAACAAGTTCCTCATCCACGCCTACAAGGCCCGCTCGGGCGCGACGCCGCGGGGAGGACTCCTTCGTCCCTGCGGCTGGATGTATCTCTTCAAGAACTACGACATCAAGGACTGGCTCATCTTCAACGAGCTCTTCTCCGTGCCGATGCGGATCGGCAAGTACAAGCCCGGCGCTTCGACGAACGATATTGAGGCACTCAAGCGCGCCGTTTTCAACCTCGGCGTCGATGCCGCGGCGGTCATCTCCGAATCAACGATGATCGAGATCCTCGAATCGAAGGTAACAGGAACCAACAGCTCACATGCGAAGTTTGCGGAGTTCTGTGAAAAGGGAATGAGCAAGGCGGTCCTCGGGCACACGGGCAACGTCGAAGGTACCCCCGGGAAGCTCGGCGCCGAGAAGCAGGCCACCGACCTGAGGCAGGATCTTCTGGAATCGGACTCCAAGGCGCTCATGAAGACGGTCAAGTTCCAGCTCCTCGCGCCCTGGGTCGTCTTCAACTACGGGCCCGGAAAGGGCGTGCCGATATTTAAACTCCACTACGAGGAAGAGGAGAACCTTGAAAGGACAGCGAAGGTCTACGGCATCTTGGTGAAAGAGGCCGGCTTCGAGGGGATTCCCGAGGGTCACATTTACGATCGTTTTGGCATCCCGAAACCCCAGGCAGGAGAGAAAACCCTGCGCCTGCGGCAGCCGGGCGGATCCGGTGATGACGGGCAGGTCGAGAAGACAGCCCACAAGGCACCCATAACCGGCGGCATCGATAGCCTCATCAGTGCACAAAAATACGTCGACTCTCTTGCCGATGATGCGCTCGCGCAGGGGGCAATCGATCTGTCGGCTGTCGAGCGGATCGTTGAGGAAGCGGAGTCTTTTGATGACCTGCAGGCGAGACTCGCCGAGGCTTACAGTGGCATCGGCATGAATCAGTTCCGGCATGTCCTCGCGGAGGCCATGGTCCGCGCAGATCTGAAAGGGAGGTCTTTTACATGA